In Syntrophomonas wolfei subsp. wolfei str. Goettingen G311, a single window of DNA contains:
- a CDS encoding S-layer homology domain-containing protein, translating to MKRTLSSILALLLVALLSTGVMAKPDNGHGWGNSNSNPKAENSQKLSAPGQQKQMESRSQEEKSLKSEQKAIKQEQKTTRQEEKVAKQEQKAVKKSLQERVKTSLREEYRFYNSDNPDQRKAVRFTDSQRHWGAQCIEEMAAIGLLRGYPDGTFKPDQKLTQAEALSLAMRVAADDAARDANDEEISDEEQSKLAGIPAWLRGDADKAAKKGIIKLNRFHSAVQASRVQVVVMIAKALGLEPADTTNIPFKDGLLISREDVGYILVLYQEGIISGNPNGNFNPNSAITRAEMASILQRLLNKGEIISVSLPATATVQQGKSITLQAVVKYSDGSSDNNVKWSSSDSNLATVENGVVTAAADKTGTLNIIATASRGESSKSATCEVTVVEKLPVIAASLKETGKVGGHDGQVYQEYIFEVDTKQISLAQDNVKSISLQKDNADALQLTPNTDSTLWFNVQKPSGKYSLKVVDKDDKNYEAILEWTAPVEVAAVATGRSGEHNGNSYSEYKLGDLDLSSFTCMFQIKPDGQVSELTANSDSNLWFKTNAQLTGQHIFLIKKSNVWYSSTISI from the coding sequence ATGAAGAGAACCCTGTCGTCCATACTGGCTCTGCTGCTGGTAGCATTGCTGTCCACGGGGGTAATGGCCAAACCGGATAACGGCCATGGCTGGGGAAACAGCAATAGCAATCCAAAAGCAGAAAACAGCCAAAAGCTATCGGCCCCAGGCCAGCAAAAACAAATGGAAAGCCGTAGTCAGGAAGAAAAATCGCTAAAGTCAGAACAAAAAGCCATCAAGCAGGAACAAAAGACAACCCGGCAGGAAGAGAAAGTAGCTAAACAGGAACAAAAGGCGGTCAAGAAATCCCTGCAAGAGCGGGTAAAAACATCCCTGCGCGAGGAGTACCGGTTCTATAACAGCGATAATCCCGATCAGCGGAAAGCCGTTCGCTTTACCGATAGCCAGCGTCACTGGGGAGCCCAGTGTATCGAAGAGATGGCGGCTATTGGGCTTTTGCGGGGTTATCCTGATGGGACATTTAAGCCCGATCAGAAGCTAACCCAGGCCGAAGCTCTTTCTTTGGCCATGCGTGTGGCTGCCGACGATGCTGCCAGGGATGCCAACGATGAAGAAATAAGCGATGAAGAGCAGAGTAAATTAGCTGGCATTCCGGCCTGGTTAAGGGGAGATGCTGATAAAGCCGCTAAAAAGGGCATTATCAAACTGAACCGTTTCCACTCGGCCGTACAGGCTTCCCGAGTCCAGGTAGTGGTTATGATTGCCAAGGCTCTGGGATTGGAGCCTGCAGATACCACCAATATTCCCTTCAAGGATGGTCTTCTCATTTCCCGAGAGGATGTAGGTTACATTCTGGTTCTCTACCAGGAAGGAATTATCTCCGGCAACCCCAATGGGAACTTCAACCCCAACAGTGCCATCACCCGGGCAGAGATGGCAAGCATACTGCAGCGACTTTTGAACAAGGGTGAAATTATATCCGTAAGCCTGCCAGCTACAGCCACTGTACAGCAGGGTAAATCCATCACCCTCCAGGCTGTCGTTAAATACAGCGATGGCAGCAGCGATAATAATGTTAAATGGTCCAGCAGCGACAGCAACCTGGCTACTGTTGAAAATGGAGTGGTTACTGCCGCCGCCGATAAAACCGGTACACTTAACATTATCGCTACCGCCAGCCGGGGCGAGTCAAGCAAGTCGGCCACTTGTGAAGTCACCGTTGTAGAAAAACTGCCAGTCATTGCTGCCAGCCTGAAAGAAACGGGCAAAGTAGGCGGGCATGATGGGCAGGTATATCAAGAATACATTTTTGAGGTAGATACCAAGCAAATCAGCCTGGCCCAGGATAATGTCAAATCCATCAGCCTGCAAAAGGACAATGCTGATGCGCTGCAGCTTACCCCCAATACTGACAGCACCCTGTGGTTTAATGTACAAAAGCCATCTGGTAAATACAGTCTCAAAGTTGTAGACAAAGACGATAAGAACTATGAAGCTATTCTAGAGTGGACAGCTCCCGTTGAAGTAGCTGCCGTTGCTACCGGCAGGAGCGGCGAACATAATGGCAACAGCTACAGTGAATACAAACTGGGGGATCTCGACCTGTCCAGCTTTACCTGTATGTTTCAGATAAAGCCCGATGGCCAGGTCAGCGAGCTTACGGCCAACAGCGACAGCAACTTGTGGTTTAAAACCAATGCCCAGCTTACCGGCCAGCATATCTTTCTCATTAAAAAGAGCAATGTCTGGTACTCTTCCACTATAAGCATCTAA